In the genome of Desulfofarcimen acetoxidans DSM 771, one region contains:
- a CDS encoding type II toxin-antitoxin system HicB family antitoxin, with protein sequence MKNMEYYLKLNYDIKLRKLTKDEGEGWLAQIPLLPGCMSDGNTPVEALTNIEDAKKSWIETCLELGRPVPEPITDEHSGQLRIRIPKTLHRILAERAKEENISLNQYINYQLSRGVGYTPK encoded by the coding sequence TTGAAAAACATGGAATATTATCTCAAACTCAATTATGATATAAAATTAAGAAAACTCACAAAAGATGAGGGTGAGGGATGGTTGGCTCAAATCCCACTACTTCCTGGGTGCATGTCTGATGGCAACACACCAGTAGAAGCCCTTACAAATATAGAAGATGCTAAAAAATCCTGGATTGAAACATGCCTCGAACTTGGCCGCCCTGTACCTGAACCAATAACCGATGAACATTCCGGCCAATTAAGAATTCGTATACCCAAAACCCTTCATCGGATATTAGCTGAAAGAGCGAAAGAGGAAAATATCAGCCTTAACCAGTATATTAACTATCAGTTATCTCGCGGTGTTGGTTATACTCCTAAGTAA
- a CDS encoding type II toxin-antitoxin system HicA family toxin, with protein MTKFSKLYTKIVRNPKDVEFDELDKILKKYNFKRRQPSKGSSHYTYFHDKIDDIVTVPKDKPIKSIYVKIAIAAIEKLRKEDK; from the coding sequence ATGACTAAATTTAGCAAGCTATACACTAAAATAGTTCGTAATCCTAAAGATGTAGAATTCGATGAGCTTGATAAAATTCTTAAAAAATATAACTTTAAACGGCGGCAACCAAGTAAAGGCTCCAGCCATTACACTTACTTTCACGATAAAATAGATGATATAGTCACAGTCCCAAAAGATAAACCAATTAAATCCATTTACGTTAAAATCGCCATAGCCGCAATAGAAAAATTAAGAAAAGAGGATAAGTAA